GCCCTGATTCATTCCAATTCGGCAGGATACTACCATGCAATGGCTGCAAAAATTCTGGCCGGACAATTGGATTTTGAAAAGGCCGCAATTGATATTTCTGTTGCCCATGAAAGAGGATTTGAAAACTTTCAACCTTTTCATCTGGCGGTTTTATATTTTGGAAACAAAGCCGCTGAAGCATGGACAATCCATCAAAAATTCCAAATAAACTTCCCTGCATGGATGGAATGGGATCAAAATGGAAATCTTGAAAGTAACGGTCTGATTGATTTTTTTGAAAAAATCAGCCTACTCCATCGTCAGCTTCCTGAAGATTTTCTAGTAAGCTTAGAAACCATTGAGGATAAATCGCTCCAAGAAGAATTCGCCTATCATGTTATGGTCAATAAACTCCATTGGCTTAATAAACCGGAATATGAGCGAGTCAAAAAAATAGTTTTGGGAAGAAACGGTGAAATACTCAGTGAAGCAGATATAGACTCATGGTATCAATTTGTTCATTCGGACGAAAATACTTTTCCGAACCCAAAAATCACTGAAATATTCCAATTGGATAAAGGTTTGGAGAGAAATGCTTACTGGGCACCCTTTGTTTGGAAAAAAGTCAGAATGGAAACCGATGAGCTTCGTAAATATGAGATCTTACAAGAAGCCATTCAATTCAATAAAGATCCCAAGTTGTGGATTCAATATGTAAAACAAAGTAGAAAAATTGGATTGGACAGTTATGGAAGTGCAGCATTGGTAGAAATGCAATCATGGCTAAATATCCCCCAAATTGAAAAACTTCAAATGGACAACTTAAATTAACTTGTACCGTAATTTGACTAAGAAGTTTTTTTGAAGAAACTTTTCTGTTAAATTGGCTTTTAAAATACTAACCGATGGCAAAGATTATAGAAACGACAGAAATCAGCAAAACCTATAAAATGGGGGCAGAAATAGTAGAGGCATTAAAATCTATTTCCATCACTGTAAACAAAGGAGAATATGTCGCATTTATGGGACCTTCAGGTTCCGGTAAATCAACTTTGATGAATATCATAGGCTGTTTGGATTCTCCTACTTCCGGTCGCTATGTACTGAATGGAAAAGATGTCAGTGACATGTCAGAGAATGAGTTGGCAGAAATCAGAAACAAAGAAATAGGTTTTGTTTTTCAAACTTTCAACCTTTTACCGAGAGCGACCTGTCTTGATAATGTAGCTTTGCCATTGATTTACGCAGGTTTTAACAAGTCGGATAGACAGGAGATGGCTTTTCAGGCCCTCTCAAATGTAGGATTGGCTGACAGGGTTCACCACAAACCTAATGAACTTTCAGGGGGGCAGAGACAAAGAGTAGCTATTGCGAGGGCTTTGGTAAATAATCCAAGTATCATTCTTGCGGATGAACCTACCGGTAACCTTGACTCCAAAACATCTTATGGAATCATGGAGCTTTTCCATGAGTTACATCAGAAAGGCAATACCATTATCATGGTGACACACGAAGATGATATTGCCCACTATGCACACAGAGTAATCAGATTGCGGGATGGACTGGTAGAATCAGATACCCTTAATCCCAATCCAACACGCGGACATGCTGTCTCTTTGGTAGAATAGAAATCATTATTTTTTTGCAAATAGATTCCTATTTTTGCAAGGCAATGGCCTTAACAAAATATTCTGGTAAAGAGCAGATTCATGAAAATTTATACTAAAACAGGAGACACCGGAACTACATCTTTATTGGGTGGAAGGCGGGTACTTAAATCCAACTTACGCATTGATGCCTATGGCACAGTGGATGAACTGAACAGCTTTATCGGCTTATTGAAGGATCAGGAAATCAATAAAAAAAGAGAAGACCTGCTCAAAGAAGTTCAGGACAGACTTTTTACCATTGGGGCGACCTTGGCCACTGAACCTGGTAAAGAAAATGTCAAAAGACCGGATCTACATGAAGAGGACCTGGAACTTTTGGAAAAAGAAATAGACCTTATGGAAAAAGATTTACCTGAATTAAGGAATTTCATTCTGCCCGGAGGTCATTCGGTTGTTTCATTTTGTCACCTAGCCAGGACAGTTTGCAGACGAACAGAAAGGTGCGTGATCGCATTGATGGAAACAGAACCTGTCGATGAAATAATTGTCAAATATTTAAACCGTCTTTCAGATTATCTTTTTGTGTTGGGGAGATTGATTGCCCAGGAATTGGGGATAGAAGAAGTTACTTGGAAGCCAAGATCATTTTAGCATGGAAACGAAATTACAGATAGATATTACCAAAACTTCAAAATCAAAATTGCAGGAAACGGATTTTGATAACCTCGTATTCGGTAAAACCATCAGTGACCATATGTTTGTTGCTGACTTCAAAAAAGGAGAATGGACAGATTTCAGAATAGAACCTTATGCACCCTTATCCCTGAATCCGGCCAATGCTACGCTCCACTATGGACAATCAGTTTTTGAGGGGATGAAAGCTTATAAAAATGACGAAGGAGATATTCTTTTGTTTCGTGCCGATGCCAATCAAAAAAGACTTAATGAATCAGCTGTAAGAATGTGCATCCCAGAAGTTCCGGAAGAATTATTTATGGAAGGGCTGATGCAATTGCTTGATTTGGACAGAGATTGGATTCCAAACAAACCTGGTTATTCTTTGTATATCCGTCCGTTTATATTTGCTACTGATGATTATTTGGGCATCCGCCCTTCAGAAAATTATAAATTCATGATTTTCACATGTCCGGTTGGGCATTATTATTCAAAACCGGTTACAGTAAAAGTAGAACAAAAATATACCCGTGCTGCAGAAGGTGGAACAGGTGCGGCCAAAGCCGCCGGTAATTATGCAGGATCCCTTTACCCTGCGCTTTTGGCACAAAAGGAAGGCTACGATCAATTGATCTGGACTGATGGAAAAACCCACCAAAATATAGAAGAAAGCGGCACAATGAATTTGATGTTCATGATCAATAATACTTTGATCACTGCTCCGACTAACAAGGGAACTATCCTCAAAGGGATCACAAGGGATTCTGTTTTAAAACTGGCTAAAGAAATGGGATATCCCGTCGAAGAAAGATTTCTTACGGTTCAGGAACTTGAAAAAGCACTCATAGAGAATTCAATTCAGGAAGCTTTTGGTACAGGAACGGCGGCTACTATTGCGCATATAGCCAAAATCCACCTCAATGGCGTTGATTATGAATTATCTTCCAAATCCCCTGATTCATTTTCCATCCAAGTCCTGGAGACTTTAGATAAGATCAAATATGGAAAAGTAGAAGACAATAGGGGCTGGATTATCAAGTTGTAATAAAAAATATATTAAACAATTCATATCCCCTCAACATCTTCTCTTCCGGACTTTGTTGTCAAATAATTTAAAATCGAATTTCAATTTTAATTGAAAACAATAGTTCCTATGAAGAAGCTTGTTTTAAGATATAAAACCATAATCTTGACAAGCTTCTTGTTGTTTTTCATGCTATCTACTGGCTATTCCCAAAAATTCCTTCTTCTCCAAAAAGGTTCGAACCAGAAAACCAGGCTTAAATATGAAATAGGAGATGAATTGATCTACAAAACGAAGAATTTTGACTTTTATTTTTCAGACATTATTGTCGATATCAAAACAGATATAATTGTATTGACCGAAAATGTATTACGACCCCAAGACATTACAGCAGTTTATGTTAAAAACAAAGATCCCCGAAACAAGACAATTAAAAATCTTTCATTTTTAGGAATGGGTGCAGGACTGATCTTTTTTACCGGTGGCATCATCAATAGTCTTTATCAGGAAGGTGATCTTTCCCAGGCAAGTAATACTTTGGGTTGGTCGGCAGGACTATTTGGAGCTGGTTTTTTGATTTCCAAGCTCCAATACAAAGAATTCAAACATGAGGGAAAAAACAAAATTCAATTAATTATCCTTTATGGAGATTAAAAGAAAATAGGTTTAAAGTTTATTTTTCACGACTTTTGCACCGCAAAAAACTAAATAAATTATGACATCAGACCAGTTGAAAGACTTGAAAGCCCGCATTTTGGCTTTGAG
This window of the Aquiflexum balticum DSM 16537 genome carries:
- a CDS encoding ABC transporter ATP-binding protein, producing MAKIIETTEISKTYKMGAEIVEALKSISITVNKGEYVAFMGPSGSGKSTLMNIIGCLDSPTSGRYVLNGKDVSDMSENELAEIRNKEIGFVFQTFNLLPRATCLDNVALPLIYAGFNKSDRQEMAFQALSNVGLADRVHHKPNELSGGQRQRVAIARALVNNPSIILADEPTGNLDSKTSYGIMELFHELHQKGNTIIMVTHEDDIAHYAHRVIRLRDGLVESDTLNPNPTRGHAVSLVE
- a CDS encoding branched-chain amino acid aminotransferase, with the protein product METKLQIDITKTSKSKLQETDFDNLVFGKTISDHMFVADFKKGEWTDFRIEPYAPLSLNPANATLHYGQSVFEGMKAYKNDEGDILLFRADANQKRLNESAVRMCIPEVPEELFMEGLMQLLDLDRDWIPNKPGYSLYIRPFIFATDDYLGIRPSENYKFMIFTCPVGHYYSKPVTVKVEQKYTRAAEGGTGAAKAAGNYAGSLYPALLAQKEGYDQLIWTDGKTHQNIEESGTMNLMFMINNTLITAPTNKGTILKGITRDSVLKLAKEMGYPVEERFLTVQELEKALIENSIQEAFGTGTAATIAHIAKIHLNGVDYELSSKSPDSFSIQVLETLDKIKYGKVEDNRGWIIKL
- a CDS encoding cob(I)yrinic acid a,c-diamide adenosyltransferase; its protein translation is MKIYTKTGDTGTTSLLGGRRVLKSNLRIDAYGTVDELNSFIGLLKDQEINKKREDLLKEVQDRLFTIGATLATEPGKENVKRPDLHEEDLELLEKEIDLMEKDLPELRNFILPGGHSVVSFCHLARTVCRRTERCVIALMETEPVDEIIVKYLNRLSDYLFVLGRLIAQELGIEEVTWKPRSF